Genomic window (Lutra lutra chromosome 2, mLutLut1.2, whole genome shotgun sequence):
CTGCGCGGAGACGCCCGGTAGCCCCCTGAAAAAAGGGACGCTCTCCGGCCGCCTCCGCACCTGTGACAGGGCggcccctccctttctccctggggAGGCCCGGAGCCTCGAGAAAGGGGCGGAGCTCCGCAGGCCCTTGGGCTCTGGGCGGGCACCTGCGCGGGCTGTCCCTGCTCGCCGGCCCTAGACCTGTAGCTGCTTTTACTCGTCCTTCATTCCTTCAAACTATGCGTTGACGTTTACTGTTTACCAGTTACCAGTTAAGCATGGGgccaaaaagtgagaaaaaacacACGCCCCACCATGCCCTCCTGGAACTCACGGGCTGGTGAAGGAGAGAGACATTAATCAGAGAATCACTGTAGCAAGATTGCGACTTTGAGAAGCGCCGGGAAGAAGTGTTTGTTCGAGGAGAGCTAGAGCTAGATGGGCTGTGATTTCATCTGAGcgtcaaggaaggcttccctggGGAAGCTACACGAAGCCAAAAGATGAGGAGGAGTGAGTGAGTGTGCAAAGGCCTTGTGACCTGGTGCCTGCAAGAAGCCGCGAAAGGGGAATGTACAAGACCGCAGGATAGAGCCAGACCCCTCGGAGGGCGGAGTGCCATACGCTTTGCCTTATAAAGGGCCAAGCCCctgcaaaatttttaaagctgCCAGAAAATATTTGGCTTTGGCTTTCTAGCGAGATTTCACAGTACCTAACACATGCTGGGAAAAGTAAATATGTTGCCCTTAGCTTTGAAGTTACTAACTCTTAccgttttaattttctttcagttctgttaTGAGTTGCTAAAATCATGGTGAAATGTTGCTCGGCCATTGGATGTGCTTCGCGCTGTTTGCCCAATTCCAAGTTAAAAGGACTGACATTTCACGTGTAAGATTTTGCTGTAGTTAAGCCAAGTACTTTTGACGGTTATAAAAAGCCAATGACAGTTCCACTTAAATCTTCAGCTTTGATCTGTAGTTCCCAAATCTGTAAATCGCTTTTTTAGCGAAGTTTGAAGTGACAGGgatctatttacatttttataatttagttGAAAAGTTTAAGATACCTGCCAGGGTATCAGAGGCTagtaaacaaaaatatcaagCTCATTCTTGCTAATGTtattacttttaacattttaacataccttcaaagaaattcagttttgtttACATGGAGTTTACAGTCTGTAGGAAGAAAGGGTCTTTGCCCAAATATGTCCTGTCCTTTCTGTTTAGAAGtagatctaaaatataaattacaagcTCAGACCAAGGGTTCTTTAGCAGTACTACAGATAAATCAAGATgatccagattttctattttaagcCATTCTTCTGAcagcaaaggaaaggaataatAAGGTTTAACAATTATTCATTTGCTAAAGGtttattttgctgcttttgtgTGAGGCACTGTGCTACGTACTAGAGAAAGATCTGTTAACTACTTTGCAAggtatgaagaaacaaaaaatgagtaTGTGTACCCTAcgttttctaaaaaagatttgaatcggcttggaaaactgaaaagatacGGTTATTGATTTCCAGATCTCTCAAAATAGTTCTTATCTCTGGAATTCCAAACAGCAGCAGTTCGCCGCCTCGTTCACTAAGCATTGATAGACCTGTTGTGTATTAAATGCTATACTAAACAACTTTCTGATGctaacagaagaatgaaaatacaagGTACTCTATTCATCTGGGATAAATTCTGGATATCACTTCACATGGGAAAAGGCACAAGTGATATTATCAtgtatagatgaagaaaaaccTCCAGTCGTGGGTCTTCccatataaaactgaaatattcattgaagcttttcttctttataatatgaagaaaattgaaatagGGGCCATATGTCTGCAGCATGATTAatagaaaaatctattaaaactGAAAGTTCTGAAAGCATGATTCATAAGAGCTTCCTGAATATTCCATTTCTCAAGAATAATAACAAACTCTTCAATGAGCCAATTTAGTCACAGCCTTAATTCAAGTATCTATCAGTAGTGTTCCAATTTTAAAACacttgctgtattttttttctagattcccCACAGATGAAAACGTCAAAAGAAAATGGGTATTAGCAATGAAAAGGCTTGATGTAAATGCTGCAGGCATTTGGGAGCCTAAAAAAGGAGATGTGTTGTGTTCAAGGCACTTTAAGAAGACAGATTTTGACAGAAGTGCTCCAAATATTAAACTGAAACCTGGAGTCATACCTTCTATCTTTGATTCCCCGTCTCACTTACAGGTTTGTTTATGAGACACTGCTTACCATCATTACTCATTTTTTATGGTACTATTGAAGAACCTTTACCACTGAGGCTaagatttttaattgtttgcttGTTCCTCTGAAgtccatttttttagtttttactgcTTCAGCTTTTATAGCATATAGTAGGAATATTTTATCAGTAGCCACTCAGAAATATTTGTATGTTCCTAAGATCTGGTGAAGGAGACTGACTTAGGAGTTAACATAATTCAGGATTTGTATCTAAACAATGGAGGAAAATAAGAGGGTTGAACTGAAGTTCCAAGTTGCCAGTCCTCCTCACACTGGAGCAAACGTCAAGAGCAGAGCCACTAACAGGACCCAAGTACACTTTTAGAGCCACATACATCCAAGCTTAAAGCCtaggtagaggggcgcctgggtggctcagtgggttaaagcctctgctttcagctcaggtcatgatcccagggtcctgggatcgagtcccgcatcaggctctctgcggggagcctgcttcctcctctctctctctctgcctgcctctctgcctacttgtgatctctgtctgtcaaataaaataaattaaaaatcttaaaaaaaaaaaaaaggcctaggtagaactaaaaagaagaagagcaaaagAGATGAGAACaggagaatgaaaggagagaaaaggtaagaaaaagaaaataaaaggattgtATAAGTAAAATCTagttgaattttgtgttttttctcagTGGTATTAGTGTTATAGATTGACTGCCTTGCCTTCAGTATCTCTCTTAATATGTGGTAAAGTGGTTCTAGAAACCATAGAGTAACTGATTCCAGCGTAGAAAATTCAGGGAGAGCCTGTGGGTCCTGGAACAACAGTAATGAACTTCCATTGAAATTATCTCCTTTCCAACACATGGAAACAGGAAGTACAGATGGTCTTTGTCTTACAATTTTTCCACTTTATGATGATGCAAAAGCAGTAtccattcagtagaaaccatactttgaatttttaattttcatctttttccgGGCTAATGATATGCAGTATACACTACCATACTCCTGTGATGCTGGGCAGGGGGAATGAGCTGCAGCCACGTGGCCACAAGGGTAAACAACCAATACGCTAACAACTGTTCTGTACCCATACAACCAGTCTGTTTTCCAGTTTCAGTACAGTCTTCAGTAATCACATGAGATATCAACActtcattataaaataggcttGGGACACctaggggctcagttggttaagtgtccaactcttctgctcgtgtcatgatctcagggtcttgagatcgagccgtGTGttagactccatgctgggcgtggagcctgcttaagagtctcctcctccctctctccttcctctctgctctcactcttgctctctctctctaaaaaaacataaaataaaaaataaagagtcttTGTGTTAGATCACTTTGCTCAACTGAAGGCTACTGTAAGTGTTGTGAGCATATGTTTATGGTAAGTGAGGCTATTATAttcagtaggttaggtgtatcaaatgccttttcaatttacaatattttaaatttccataacCCCATCATAAGGTAAGGAAGATCTGTAATGCACAAGTGTGCCTGCTCCTATATGGTGTTCACCACTATACCCGTCTTTACTGGGTCATCTTCCAGTACTTGCGTGATCAAGTAGAGACTGCCTCACTCTCTCCCATGTTGACATCTGTACAATATCATGTGTACAATTTGTTGGCAaggtttttcttgcttttctagCTTTAATGTTGAGAATCTTAAGAAATGCATAATCAAATAAACCATAATACTAACTTCCAAAAACTATATCCTTATAATGAAGTTTTTCATTATGGGAAATTAAATGATGCAagcaaaaagacaatagaaattaACAATCATCGGGGCACCCaactggcttagttggtagagcatgtgactcttaatctcagggtcctgagttcaaggcccatattgggtgtggaacctactgtttaaaaaaaagattaaaaaattaacaatagtcATATAATCCAGAGGTAATACTTTTAACACTTCAATGTGTATCTTTCCagtcatttgtttatatatgtttgtatataaatTCATCTATATATAttcttacaaaaatataattacacTATAGGTTTGAACCTGGAACAACAGAGTTTGAATGCATGGGTCCccttatacacagatttttttttttcaataaatacagtactataaatgtatttttttcttccttaggattttaataacattttctctagtttactttatgGTAAGAATACAGCATAGAAGACATATGCGAAATATGTGTTAGTCGAGTATTTGTGTtgtcagtaaggcttccagtctaCAAACTAGTaggtagttaagttttgggacagtcaaaagttatacatggattttcaactatGCGGGGGAGTTGGTGCCCTTAACCCTGCATTGTTCGAGAATCAACTGTATATCCTTTTCTTAATTTgcttccatctgtctgtctgtctctctctctctttttcatcccAGCATTTATAtagtgtttactatgtgccaagcactattctaagCACCTTATATGTAAACTCATTTAGTCCTCTTAACAACCATgtgaaataaatactttattattctCATTGTACTACTTGAAGAAACATAGGTCCAGAGAGCTGAAATACTTTCCCCAGGGTTACACAGCTATTAAATGGCAGAGGCTGGATTAGAACCCAGTCATTTTGGCTCCAGAGTCCACTGTGAACTACTGCTTTCCATGatactaaatatttttccataacaATGGCTTTCAAACTTTAGTCTACATAAGAATTATCCAAGGAGCTTGTTTAAAATGGGGAGCCGGggcatctgcatggctcagtctaCTGAGCAACctactcctggttttggctcaggtcatgatctctgggtcatgagatcaagctctgcgtagggctccatgctcagcaaagagtctacttgaagattctctccctctgccactccccctgctcacactctctccctctaaaatacataaatctttaaaaaataaagtggacaaTCCTGTTCCCCAAAGAATTCGATTCACTAAGTTTGGGCTAGAGTCCAGAAAGCTGCACATTTTAACAAGCATCCCACTCAATTGTGTTGCACATCTACAGATGATAACTTTTAACAGAAACATATAGacctcagttttttgttttgttttgttttgttttgtttaagattttatttgtttatttgacagagatcacaagtgggctgagaggcaggcagagagaaagggggaagcaggctccccaggtgggactcgatcccaggacactgggaacatgacctgagctgaagtcagaggctttaacccactgagtcacccaggcgcccctagacatcagttttttaaactaaactttATACTAAAATAGACATATGGAAAGTGCACACATCACAAGTGTACCTAGCAATAAGTTGTCATAAAGTGAATTAAATCCCTTTAAaccaagatataaaatattaaccatCACCCCAGAAGCCTCCTTCATGCTCCTTTCCAGTCACTATACCTCCAAAGGTAAATAGTATCCTGACTTTTATCACTGTCTGTTATATAAATAGAGTCAATATGTCCTCTGACTTCTTTAGCTCAACATTTTGTATGTGTGATTCATCCATGTTTAGTATGTGATAgtagtccatttatttttttgccatatAGTATTCTATTATCTAAATAAACTATAATTATGCCTTTCTACTGTTGATAAACATTTAGGTTGTTCTCACTTTAGGTCTGTTATGAATGATGCAGCTATGAGTGTTTTTGTCCATGCCCTTGGGTACATGTAGGTTCACATTTCTGCAAAGTGTACATACAATTTTCTTAGAAGTGCAACTGCTGCGTCCTAGGGATGTGTATGTTCAGCTCGAGCAGATACTGCCatcgttttccaaagtggttttgcCAATTTGCAGTCTCACCATCTACATATAAATGTTCTCTGGTTCTGTATCCCTGTCAGTACCTGGTGGTATCAGTTTTACAAAACATATTTAGTGACCATGTAGCAATTGATTTATGTGTGAATAATAGTTTATGGAACCAATTACTATTGTATATAGGTTATCATCACTTACTATTCTAAACAGTGCTGTGATAAACATTATTCTAGCCAAATCTTTGTACATATCCTTATTGTCTCAAACTAAAttcccagaaataaaattttgcatcAAAgattacacacatttttaaacactttGCTTTTGATACAGATCCCCACAGGCCCACCAGAAAGCTTGTACCAATCTATTTCCTAATTACCTTTGCATGAAAGTATCCATCCACCCTAGTCCTCAGAGTAAGTTGTGTTTTTAACCTTTGCTAAAATTGATTGgcaaaaatgacattttgttgtaatttatttttggatattGGTCTCTGCATTTAttacacatttctattttttattttgtgagttacTTATTGAGGACcttttctattttcatctttttctaaaTTACGTGTAAAAACACTACATATTGAAGATATAGATTATTTAACTGACCTCTGAGTTGCagttactttttgttgtttttagtacAATTATCaggttggtttgggttttttgttttgtttgaaattcAGATGTCTCTTTTAAATAGTCAATTCTATATTTTCTATTGAATTATCAGCCTCTAGCCTTCCCCATCTTAAGATAATATAAatattccctatttttttctactgcctaaggattttcatttttacataattttcagtGCTAGAATTTCaacatgacttattttatataaaggatataactttttcttaattagttcatttttacatgatttagagcttttttttagtttttttttaagattttatttatttatttgagagagaaagagggagaacacagagtgagagggagaagcagactccctgccaagcacagagcccaatgtagggcttgatcccaggatcccgagatcatgacatgaaccaaaggcagatgcttaagcaactgagccacccaggcaccccgatagcCTTtcttcgctttttttttttttttttgaagattttatttgagaagagaaagagaatgggtgCGCATGCACACGCatgagaggtggggggaggggcagagagagagagaagcagactccctgctgagcacagagccagaggctCTCAACCTCACAACTCAGAGGTtgtgatctcacaaccctgagatcatgacctgagctaaaaccaaaagctgggtgcttaaccaactgagccacgcaggtgccccaggttttctccacttatttagactgcctttttttccctaaaacctTTTACCCACCTGAtctatttctagatttttcaGTCTCATCTTTGAGAGAGTAGCACACTATATTAACTGTTATTAATGAGTAATATATCTTTAAGAAGTGATAGGACATATTCTTTCTCAACAGCACtcttatttttttaggaaaatttgTTTCTAGATGAACTTTAGGGTTATTTTCAGGAAGTTCCTTTAAACTAATCCCAGAGATTAAACTCATACTTTGTTGCTGTGTTATATGTAGACCAGTATTgcctgtaaaaatattttatatatatttttaaaaggcagtattGGTCTATGCACTACAGAATACCATATAATACATCCTAGTTCATATGCTAGAATACCAGCTCTAGTCTCCTAGTGGCCTATAAGAAGAATAGAATACATTGGGTCACCGGGATTGCACTGTcaatatgttttcttaaaattcatgCTCTCTGTTAAGGAGAAGCAAAACTTTTTTCAGCAATAGCTATGAAAAGAATGTTTCTCTTGAGACCTCTTAAAGGAGACATTGTCTGACTTAGTGGACAAGACTTCAGTAACATCCTTAAAACAAACATGAGAGCCATTTCGTATTAAAAATGCTGTCTTTTTTATAAGCTGAGTTCATATTatcagaaaacaatttaaaataaaatttgagagtGAACTTAAGCACTTAAGACCATATCTGCCTCTCCGTGACCTGCCTCTCTCTTGAcctggggctggggatggggagaggggttATCTAGGTTATTTGGAGGATTGTATGAatggcaaattattttttaataaacagtagtttgtatttaaaaaaaaaaaactaatctcaaaggaatttaaaatttactgagtTTTCCAAGCAGTTTCCATGAAAAGAAATATTGTATTCCACTACACAAAGttaaggaataaaaattttaaaaaggacagaaGTATCTACAATGATTTTTATTAACTCTACttaacaggagaaaagagaaaaacttcatTGTAGAAAAAACTTCACCCTCAAAACCCTTCCAGTCACAAACCACAATCACCAGCTTGTTGGTGCTTCCTCATGTACTGAAGAATTCCAATCCCAGTTCATTTTTGTAAGTAAATTACTTACTGACCTAATgctgatatttttaatatgtcttcTCCATTAGGATTAGAGTAGAAATGTAGGTGTTtgagatatagatataaatacagatatgaTGTCCAAAAATAATGCTTCCCAGGgccattataatttttatatatgtagtaATAATATAGAAGTAGTTAATCCTTTGGTTACACTTTAGTTGAAAGAATGCCTTCACAGAGCTTTATTTACCAAGAAAAACGCAATAAttaatttctccctttaggtACTGTACCTTCTAAATGGAAATATCTAATGACCTCTTTAGGTTTTCTTAGAACAGTCATACACATACAGAGTTTTCAGGCTTGCATTACTATTCATCTCATTGAGTATTCATGTTAGAGCCAGACCTAGAGCCCAGATCTGTAACTTTATAATAAttcttgaaatcaggcagtgtttgtcttccaactttgttattttttcaaagttgttttgaaTATTCTGGATCTTTTGCATTTTCATGTGAATTGTAAAATCGTTTTGTAACGAGTTCTACAAGAATTTCTGCTGGAATTTTAACTGGGATTCCATTTggaaagaattgacatcttaatgaAACTATTTTAAATCCTTGAATCTGTGAACTCTTTGTATCTCTACagttatttaggtctttaacttctctctgcaatattttgtagttttctacATACCCATCTTTCACTTTATCAGATTTACCCCTAATGTTGTATGCAGTTGGATGCTATTATagatggtgttttgttttgtttttactgataGTCTATGATAGTTGATTTTTGTACGTGGATCTTCTATTTGGCAAACTTGCTAAActcatatattaattataaaagctTTTTTATAGAGGCTGTTAGATTTTCTACATAATCATCTTGTCTGTCATTgaagttttaattcttcctttccaaaacagtggtcttttctttttcttgctttattgcactgCTTTGAACTTCCAGAGCTATGCCGAATAGAAGTATTGAGAGCTGTTCTCCAGGCTTTGCCCCTGATTTTAGAAGGCAGGCATTCAGTCTTTTGCCACTAAATATAATGTTAACTGTAGGTTTTTTATAAATGccttttatcaggttgaggaagtgcctttctattcctagtttggtgagaatttttatcaGAAGTGAATAttagttttgtcaaatgctttttctatatctatttaGATTATGTGgctttcttttatagttttttaatatGATTAGTTATATCAATTCATGTTTGAATATTAAACCAGCCTCAGATTAAACCTTACCTCATGGTGTGTTACcacttttatatattgttggattagatttattaaaattttgttcagaATCTTTCCATGTATGTATAGTCGGGATAttgcctgtagttttctttctttgtaatgtctttgtctggttttagaatcAGAATAATGCTGACCTCAGTGAGTAAGTTATAAAATATTGCCTGCTTTTTTGATTTTTCTAGATGATTTGGTATagatttgttattatttcttccatAAGTATTTGATAGAATACCCTAGTAAAACTATCTGGGCCTGAAGTGGGAAAATTTTTTTGGTAGCTTGTGTCTTCCAAGGGCTTTGTCCATTTTATCTCAGTTgtcaagtttattattttaaaattgttcataatatttgcTTATTATCCTTTTATCATATGTAGAATCTGTAGTGATATTATCTGTCCCATTTCTGATATTGGCAATTTCTCTTTTATTGCTGATCAGTCTGCCTagagatttatcagttttattgtcctggggcacctgggtggctcagtcagttaagcatctgcctttggttcaggtcatgatcccagggtcctgggatcaaagcccacatccatcaggctccctgcttagcgggaaacctgcctctccctctcccactcccactgcttgtattccctctctcaatgtctctctttctgtcaaataaataaaatctttaaaaataaaatctttttaattgatCTTATCAAAGAACTAGGTTTCATTAAtattcttgcttttttgtttttgttttttacttcaatGATTTCcattcatctttattattttcttttttctacttccataaaatttgttcatctttttctagtttcttaaaatgaaagttaAGGTCATTGAGTTGAGGCTTGTTTCTTTGTAATATAGGCATTTAGTGATATTAATTTCTTCCTAAGTATTGCTTTAGAAACCCTCCAGAAattaaatgtgttcattttcatttagttcagaATACTTCtaaattccattttgatttgtTCTTTGACCCATGAATTATTTAGAGGTGTGTGCCATATGGTTTCCAAAAATTGGGGAATTTTCCACATATCTttctattaatttctaatttaattctattctAGTTAGAGAATATATGTTGTATGGCTTGAAATacttttgaatttattgagacttatatTCTAGAATATGGTCTAATGTTCTGTGTGCATTTGCAAAGAATGTACATTCTGCTGATGTTGgccaaaatgttttagaaatgtcCATTAAGTCAAACTGTTTATAGTGTTATTCAAGAGTTTTCATCCCTACTAAACttgtgtttgttctgtttttgagaGAGGAATGTAATCTTCTGGTAATGTTCTAATTCTCCTTGAAGTTCTCAGTTTTTACTTGTTATGTTTTATAGCACTGTTATTGGGTACTAAATATTTAGGATTATTATGTCTGGGTAATTTAACCCCTTTATTATTAGGAAATAActttctttatccctgataatgttcttttgctctgaaatctattttctctgaAAGCAGTATACccactttagttttctttatcaTCAGTGTTATATATTGGTATATAGATCGTTCCCAACTTATGATGGCTCGACGcatgatttttcaactttacaatGATGCAAAATCAATAGACATTCAATAGAAACCatatttcaaggtttttttttttcaatttaactaga
Coding sequences:
- the THAP6 gene encoding THAP domain-containing protein 6 isoform X3, with the protein product MKRLDVNAAGIWEPKKGDVLCSRHFKKTDFDRSAPNIKLKPGVIPSIFDSPSHLQEKREKLHCRKNFTLKTLPVTNHNHQLVGASSCTEEFQSQFIFEHSYSVMDSPKKLKHKLDHVISELEDTKKSLRNVLDREKRFQKSLRKTIRELKDQCLISQETANRLEAFCWECCQESIERDYIS
- the THAP6 gene encoding THAP domain-containing protein 6 isoform X4 — encoded protein: MVKCCSAIGCASRCLPNSKLKGLTFHVFPTDENVKRKWVLAMKRLDVNAAGIWEPKKGDVLCSRHFKKTDFDRSAPNIKLKPGVIPSIFDSPSHLQEHSYSVMDSPKKLKHKLDHVISELEDTKKSLRNVLDREKRFQKSLRKTIRELKDQCLISQETANRLEAFCWECCQESIERDYIS
- the THAP6 gene encoding THAP domain-containing protein 6 isoform X1, with protein sequence MVKCCSAIGCASRCLPNSKLKGLTFHVFPTDENVKRKWVLAMKRLDVNAAGIWEPKKGDVLCSRHFKKTDFDRSAPNIKLKPGVIPSIFDSPSHLQEKREKLHCRKNFTLKTLPVTNHNHQLVGASSCTEEFQSQFIFEHSYSVMDSPKKLKHKLDHVISELEDTKKSLRNVLDREKRFQKSLRKTIRELKDQCLISQETANRLEAFCWECCQESIERDYIS
- the THAP6 gene encoding THAP domain-containing protein 6 isoform X2, with translation MRRSEFPTDENVKRKWVLAMKRLDVNAAGIWEPKKGDVLCSRHFKKTDFDRSAPNIKLKPGVIPSIFDSPSHLQEKREKLHCRKNFTLKTLPVTNHNHQLVGASSCTEEFQSQFIFEHSYSVMDSPKKLKHKLDHVISELEDTKKSLRNVLDREKRFQKSLRKTIRELKDQCLISQETANRLEAFCWECCQESIERDYIS